From Desulfurobacterium pacificum, a single genomic window includes:
- the pstA gene encoding phosphate ABC transporter permease PstA: MDAFKRRKLANAVVLFLSTAAALFGIMWLFWILGTLLYKGLSTLSLEVFIGNPPAPGDNTGGLKHAIVGQTLIVLTATVIGIPLGILAGTYLSEYGKGSKLANFIRDMSDVMMSVPSIVVGTFIYAILVKPVGHFMGFAGALSLAIMMIPIILRTTDDMLRMVPPELREAAYALGATKFKVIKDVVYRSAITGILTGVILAVARIGGETAPLLFTSFNNNFFTLDMTQPMASLTVTMYDYAMSPYEYWQKLAWAAAIILTFGVLGANILGRVIAHWKFKK; this comes from the coding sequence GTGGATGCTTTTAAAAGGAGAAAATTAGCTAATGCGGTAGTTCTGTTTCTTTCAACGGCAGCGGCACTTTTTGGAATAATGTGGCTATTCTGGATATTAGGAACTCTCCTTTATAAAGGGCTTTCTACTTTATCTTTAGAAGTTTTCATAGGTAATCCACCAGCTCCCGGCGATAATACCGGGGGACTCAAGCACGCCATAGTGGGGCAGACGCTAATTGTCCTTACTGCTACTGTAATAGGAATTCCGCTTGGTATATTGGCAGGTACTTACCTTTCTGAGTACGGTAAAGGTAGTAAGTTGGCGAATTTTATAAGAGACATGTCTGATGTGATGATGAGCGTTCCTTCCATAGTTGTAGGAACGTTTATATATGCCATTTTAGTTAAACCGGTAGGACACTTTATGGGATTTGCCGGTGCTTTATCTCTTGCCATTATGATGATTCCCATAATACTGAGGACTACTGACGATATGCTTCGTATGGTTCCACCAGAACTAAGAGAAGCAGCTTACGCTCTTGGGGCTACAAAATTCAAAGTTATAAAGGATGTTGTTTACCGCTCAGCGATAACTGGTATTTTAACCGGGGTTATTCTTGCTGTGGCGAGAATTGGTGGCGAAACAGCACCTCTCCTCTTTACATCCTTTAACAATAACTTTTTTACTCTTGATATGACCCAGCCGATGGCATCCCTTACGGTTACGATGTATGATTATGCCATGAGCCCTTACGAATACTGGCAAAAATTAGCGTGGGCAGCAGCTATAATTCTTACGTTTGGCGTTTTGGGTGCAAATATATTGGGTAGAGTTATAGCTCACTGGAAGTTTAAAAAGTAA
- the pstC gene encoding phosphate ABC transporter permease subunit PstC has translation MKKSKLVDWTFGKVAFVSALLLLLILFALFVVLYKESSLSIHTFGVWKFITSKVWNPPAEKFGGAPAIFGTIVSTIISIFIAVPVAIGIAIFLTEIAPPFLRTPVGVAIELLAAIPSIIYGMWGLFYFAPFMRDKLQPVIHATLAKLPVIGEWFSGYTPGIGLLTASIVLSIMILPFTAAISRDSFKMVPDILKESAYALGATKWDVMKDVVIPYAKLGVIGGIILSLGRALGETMAVTFVMGNQPVIPHSLLEPATSITVTLANEFTEADTDLYLSSLFYLALILFVMSFIVIVVGKFFFLKKVER, from the coding sequence GTGAAAAAGTCAAAATTGGTTGACTGGACCTTTGGAAAAGTAGCCTTTGTATCGGCTTTACTGCTTCTATTAATTCTGTTTGCCCTATTTGTCGTTCTTTATAAAGAATCCTCTCTGTCTATTCACACTTTTGGTGTCTGGAAGTTCATTACCTCAAAAGTATGGAATCCTCCAGCTGAAAAATTTGGTGGTGCGCCTGCTATCTTTGGAACGATAGTAAGTACCATAATCTCAATATTCATCGCCGTTCCTGTTGCCATAGGGATAGCGATATTCCTTACAGAGATTGCTCCTCCTTTCCTTAGAACCCCTGTTGGCGTTGCAATAGAACTTTTGGCGGCTATCCCCTCCATTATTTATGGTATGTGGGGACTTTTCTACTTTGCTCCTTTTATGAGAGATAAACTGCAACCAGTCATTCATGCAACTTTAGCTAAACTCCCTGTTATAGGGGAGTGGTTTTCCGGTTATACTCCTGGTATAGGACTTTTAACAGCTTCTATCGTTCTTTCAATAATGATTCTTCCCTTTACTGCCGCCATTTCAAGAGATTCTTTTAAAATGGTACCTGATATCCTGAAGGAGTCAGCTTACGCTTTAGGAGCAACCAAGTGGGATGTAATGAAAGACGTTGTTATACCTTATGCAAAGCTTGGTGTTATTGGCGGAATTATTCTTTCTTTGGGAAGGGCTTTAGGTGAAACTATGGCTGTTACCTTTGTTATGGGTAACCAGCCTGTAATCCCCCACTCCCTTCTTGAGCCTGCAACTTCAATTACCGTTACTCTTGCCAACGAATTTACAGAAGCAGATACAGACCTTTACCTTTCAAGCCTCTTCTACCTTGCTTTAATCCTTTTTGTTATGAGTTTTATTGTAATAGTTGTTGGGAAGTTTTTCTTCTTGAAGAAAGTAGAGAGGTAA
- a CDS encoding NADH-quinone oxidoreductase subunit A, which yields MLYDFIVFIVVITLAALLIWLMSVAIAPRNPHPVKDDTYECGLPAPEPIISSVNFQYYFYAIIFIAMDIAGVFFVLYVIGNSNPAYGWFFVLFAFLLMIPLSYVMLGGKRE from the coding sequence ATGCTCTACGATTTTATAGTCTTTATAGTTGTCATTACGCTTGCTGCTCTTCTTATATGGCTTATGTCCGTCGCAATAGCGCCGAGGAATCCCCATCCTGTAAAGGACGATACCTACGAGTGTGGGTTACCTGCTCCTGAGCCGATTATCTCCAGTGTTAACTTTCAGTATTACTTTTACGCAATAATATTCATAGCTATGGATATAGCAGGTGTATTCTTCGTTCTTTACGTTATAGGTAATAGTAATCCTGCTTACGGTTGGTTCTTCGTTCTGTTCGCCTTCCTTTTAATGATTCCCCTTTCCTACGTAATGCTTGGAGGAAAAAGAGAATGA
- a CDS encoding NADH-quinone oxidoreductase subunit C yields the protein MLEEIKEIVEKEFGLEGKSFDTNVLLIRCERDKLKNLMKLLKEKGFNYPHTVSVVDYTPKEEGFEVNYVLEDIVAKKMVIVRVKLDENDLSIPTVSDIFPALQPHERECWEMFGVNFVGNPRLEVMLLPEWAEGWFPLRKSYDFEKHRKPSKEKK from the coding sequence ATGTTGGAAGAGATAAAGGAGATTGTTGAGAAAGAGTTTGGGCTTGAAGGTAAGAGTTTTGATACGAACGTTCTATTGATAAGATGTGAAAGGGACAAACTAAAGAATTTGATGAAGCTCTTGAAGGAAAAAGGTTTTAACTACCCTCATACAGTTTCCGTTGTGGATTATACACCGAAGGAAGAGGGCTTTGAGGTTAATTACGTTCTTGAAGATATTGTAGCTAAAAAGATGGTTATTGTAAGAGTTAAACTTGATGAAAATGACCTTTCCATACCTACCGTTAGCGATATTTTTCCGGCTCTTCAGCCTCATGAGAGAGAATGTTGGGAAATGTTTGGCGTTAACTTTGTTGGTAATCCAAGACTTGAGGTAATGCTTTTACCTGAATGGGCTGAAGGTTGGTTTCCTCTTAGGAAATCTTACGACTTTGAGAAACACAGAAAGCCTTCTAAGGAGAAGAAGTAA
- a CDS encoding NADH-quinone oxidoreductase subunit D, whose translation MSSIENAGYSFTIESKKEVNGKDLGLLKEKILQLNWGVQHPASGPMRLKVWIDGDVVVKVDPDIGYVLRLLEKLVEYRTWINAIVNVERACFMDDFGTMVGYSIAAEKIAGVEVPKKADYVRVILAEGGRIVSHLIGLGSFVGVLGVHTPMQWALIAREKFLDAFEVYSGQRIATSSIVPGGVRYEPTGKFVEKMIEAIDFLEKEFVPRYEEVFIDNPTLKIRSVDVGTVTKEKAIELGMAGPPLRASGVESDIRKDYPYAAYGELDFKVITRTEGDCYARYLVIWEEIKESARIIRQAIEGLPEGDYRVKFPVKLPPGEAYVNVEWARGCFGFHLISDGGTGPYRLKMRSPSFANLWALPEIMKGVKLADVPVIFASLYMCHGDIDR comes from the coding sequence ATGAGCAGTATTGAGAACGCAGGATACTCCTTTACGATAGAGAGCAAGAAAGAAGTTAACGGTAAAGATTTAGGGCTTTTGAAAGAGAAGATACTGCAGCTTAACTGGGGTGTTCAGCATCCGGCTTCCGGTCCTATGAGGCTAAAGGTATGGATTGATGGAGATGTAGTTGTAAAAGTTGACCCTGATATCGGTTACGTTTTGAGGCTTTTAGAAAAGCTTGTTGAGTATAGAACCTGGATTAACGCAATTGTAAACGTGGAAAGAGCCTGCTTTATGGACGATTTTGGCACGATGGTTGGTTATTCTATTGCTGCGGAAAAGATAGCAGGAGTTGAAGTTCCAAAAAAAGCAGATTACGTAAGGGTTATTCTTGCAGAAGGTGGAAGGATAGTTAGTCATCTTATAGGTCTCGGAAGTTTCGTTGGCGTTTTAGGTGTTCATACTCCTATGCAGTGGGCTTTAATCGCAAGAGAAAAATTCTTGGATGCCTTTGAGGTTTATTCTGGTCAAAGGATTGCTACTTCTTCAATAGTTCCTGGCGGAGTGAGGTATGAACCTACGGGTAAATTCGTAGAGAAAATGATAGAGGCAATAGACTTTTTAGAGAAGGAATTTGTTCCAAGATATGAGGAAGTATTTATAGATAACCCTACGTTAAAAATTAGAAGTGTTGATGTTGGAACGGTGACGAAGGAGAAAGCAATTGAGTTAGGAATGGCAGGACCTCCTTTGAGGGCTTCCGGCGTTGAATCGGATATAAGGAAAGACTACCCTTACGCAGCTTATGGGGAATTAGACTTTAAAGTTATTACCAGAACGGAAGGAGATTGTTACGCAAGATACTTAGTAATCTGGGAAGAGATAAAAGAGTCTGCAAGAATTATCAGACAGGCGATAGAGGGACTGCCAGAAGGTGATTACAGGGTAAAGTTTCCTGTGAAGCTACCTCCCGGTGAGGCTTACGTTAACGTTGAGTGGGCGAGAGGGTGTTTTGGTTTTCACCTGATTAGTGATGGTGGTACAGGTCCTTACAGGTTGAAGATGAGGTCGCCGTCTTTTGCAAACCTCTGGGCTTTACCTGAAATAATGAAAGGCGTTAAGCTGGCGGATGTTCCTGTAATTTTTGCCTCCCTTTACATGTGCCACGGTGATATAGACAGGTAG
- the pstB gene encoding phosphate ABC transporter ATP-binding protein PstB gives MAYVIEHGLTPKITVENLNFYYGDKHVLKNISFKIPENKITALIGPSGCGKTTLLRCFNRMHDLYPGNRYEGKIILDGENILEPDYDLIKLRTRVGMVFQKPTAFPMSIFDNVAYGLRLKGIKNKSELEDRVEKALKDAALWDEVKDRLKDPASGLSGGQQQRLCIARAIAVEPEVLLFDEPTSALDPISTAKIEELVVSFRGRLTIVIVTHNMQQAARVSDFTAFMYLGELIEFNKTEEMFIKPKEKLTEDYITGRFG, from the coding sequence ATGGCTTACGTTATAGAGCACGGTTTAACTCCAAAGATAACCGTTGAAAATCTTAACTTTTACTACGGCGATAAGCACGTTTTGAAAAATATCTCTTTTAAGATACCTGAAAATAAGATAACAGCGCTTATAGGACCATCCGGTTGCGGTAAGACCACGCTGTTGAGATGCTTTAACCGTATGCACGACCTTTATCCCGGTAATAGATATGAGGGAAAGATAATCCTTGATGGGGAAAATATCTTAGAACCAGATTACGACCTTATAAAGTTGAGAACCCGTGTAGGAATGGTGTTTCAAAAACCGACTGCTTTCCCTATGTCTATTTTTGATAACGTTGCTTACGGATTGAGACTTAAGGGGATAAAGAACAAGAGTGAACTTGAAGATAGAGTAGAAAAAGCTTTGAAAGATGCAGCTTTGTGGGATGAAGTAAAAGATAGACTTAAAGACCCAGCTTCAGGACTTTCCGGAGGACAGCAGCAGAGGCTCTGTATAGCGAGAGCAATTGCTGTTGAACCGGAAGTTTTACTTTTTGATGAACCTACATCGGCTCTTGACCCCATTTCCACTGCGAAGATAGAGGAGTTGGTTGTTAGCTTTAGGGGTAGGTTAACTATTGTGATTGTGACCCATAATATGCAGCAGGCTGCGCGAGTTTCAGACTTTACCGCTTTCATGTACTTAGGAGAGCTAATAGAATTTAATAAAACAGAAGAGATGTTTATCAAGCCGAAAGAAAAGTTAACTGAGGATTACATTACAGGAAGGTTTGGTTAA
- a CDS encoding NADH-quinone oxidoreductase subunit B produces the protein MILKFFDWSRSNSPWGVHFCSGCCSLEVLALMSPRFDWERYGFMMVPSPRQADFIIVTGLVSRKVLPVLLRVYQQMPEPRYVFGMGACAGGGGPYWDSDFVAVDVSQYIPFDVFVPGCPPNPEATLEGLLRLKEIIKRDKVNAAAKYPNRMEELNY, from the coding sequence ATGATTCTGAAATTTTTTGACTGGAGCAGGTCAAATTCGCCGTGGGGCGTTCACTTTTGTAGTGGTTGCTGTTCGTTGGAAGTTTTAGCTCTTATGTCCCCACGCTTTGACTGGGAAAGGTACGGTTTTATGATGGTGCCGAGTCCAAGACAGGCAGATTTCATCATAGTTACGGGTCTCGTTTCAAGGAAAGTTCTTCCTGTTCTATTAAGGGTTTATCAGCAGATGCCTGAACCGAGATACGTTTTCGGTATGGGTGCGTGTGCAGGAGGTGGCGGTCCGTACTGGGATTCCGATTTCGTTGCAGTTGACGTTTCTCAGTACATCCCTTTTGACGTTTTCGTTCCCGGATGCCCACCTAATCCAGAAGCTACGCTGGAAGGTCTTTTAAGGCTTAAGGAGATAATAAAGAGAGATAAGGTAAACGCTGCTGCTAAATATCCTAACAGAATGGAAGAGTTAAACTACTAA